A stretch of Saccharothrix texasensis DNA encodes these proteins:
- a CDS encoding NAD-dependent epimerase/dehydratase family protein, with the protein MTERILITGAAGIVGTLMRTRLAAPDRTLRLLDIAPLPAAADGERVELVTASVTDEAAMEQACAGVDAVIHLGGHSLERPWAEILDVNINGTHVVLEAARRAGVPRVVLASSNHAVGYYERSSGEAGDYLFPKPDTYYGVSKVALEALGSLYASRYGMDVIAVRIGSCFEKPRDARMLSTWLSPDDGARLFEACLSAPSPGFRVVWGVSDNTRRWFSLSEAESLGYKSEDDSEVFAEEVLAGGAPDPGSPAMTHLGGVWCTPEFDTAVKEAGR; encoded by the coding sequence GTGACCGAGCGAATCCTCATCACCGGCGCCGCCGGCATAGTCGGCACGCTCATGCGCACCCGGCTGGCCGCGCCGGACCGGACCCTGCGCCTGCTCGACATCGCGCCGCTGCCGGCCGCCGCCGACGGTGAGCGGGTCGAGCTGGTCACGGCTTCGGTGACCGACGAGGCCGCGATGGAGCAGGCGTGCGCGGGCGTCGACGCGGTGATCCACCTCGGCGGGCACAGCCTGGAGCGGCCGTGGGCGGAGATCCTGGACGTCAACATCAACGGCACGCACGTGGTGCTGGAGGCGGCGCGGCGGGCCGGGGTGCCCCGGGTCGTGCTGGCCAGCTCCAACCACGCGGTCGGGTACTACGAGCGCTCCTCCGGTGAGGCCGGCGACTACCTGTTCCCGAAGCCGGACACGTACTACGGCGTGAGCAAGGTGGCGCTGGAGGCGTTGGGCAGCCTGTACGCGTCCCGCTACGGCATGGACGTGATCGCGGTGCGGATCGGGTCGTGCTTCGAGAAGCCGCGTGACGCGCGGATGCTGTCGACGTGGTTGTCGCCGGACGACGGCGCGCGGCTGTTCGAGGCCTGCCTGTCGGCGCCGTCGCCCGGGTTCCGGGTCGTGTGGGGCGTGTCGGACAACACGCGGCGGTGGTTCTCGCTGAGCGAGGCGGAGTCGTTGGGGTACAAGTCCGAGGACGACTCCGAGGTGTTCGCGGAGGAGGTCCTCGCCGGGGGCGCGCCCGATCCCGGGTCGCCGGCCATGACGCACTTGGGCGGCGTGTGGTGCACGCCCGAGTTCGACACCGCGGTGAAGGAGGCCGGCCGATGA
- a CDS encoding 5-dehydro-4-deoxyglucarate dehydratase: MQLDGVLFFPVTPFGSDGALAEDVLAEHVERGVAAGAGGVFIACGTGEFHALEPSEVERAVAVAVEATAGRVPVFAGVGGPLPTAKRIAESAERVGADGLLLLPPYLVSNPPKGLVRYVTEVAAASDLSLIVYQRNNAVFTPETAVEVASLPTVVGFKDGLGDIDLLHRIVLAVRSAVDKPFQFFNGLPTAELTVPAYRGIGVDLYSSAVFCFAPEISLGFYHAVHSGDDALVNRYLLEFYKPLVELRDKVPGYAVSLVKAAVRATGLDVGGVRAPLLDPTPEHLAELEKVVAAGRSLSA; this comes from the coding sequence ATGCAACTGGATGGGGTGCTGTTCTTCCCGGTGACGCCGTTCGGCTCGGACGGCGCGCTCGCGGAGGACGTGCTGGCCGAGCACGTCGAACGAGGGGTGGCGGCGGGCGCGGGCGGCGTGTTCATCGCCTGCGGCACGGGCGAGTTCCACGCGTTGGAGCCGTCGGAGGTCGAACGGGCGGTGGCCGTCGCGGTCGAGGCGACCGCGGGGCGGGTGCCGGTGTTCGCGGGCGTCGGCGGCCCGCTGCCGACGGCCAAGCGGATCGCCGAGTCCGCCGAACGGGTCGGTGCGGACGGCCTGCTGCTGCTGCCGCCGTACCTGGTGTCCAACCCGCCGAAGGGGCTGGTCCGGTACGTGACGGAGGTGGCGGCCGCGTCGGACCTGTCGCTGATCGTCTACCAGCGCAACAACGCGGTGTTCACGCCGGAGACGGCCGTGGAGGTCGCGTCGCTGCCGACCGTGGTCGGGTTCAAGGACGGGCTCGGCGACATCGACCTGCTGCACCGCATCGTGCTCGCGGTGCGCTCGGCGGTCGACAAACCGTTCCAGTTCTTCAACGGCCTGCCGACCGCGGAGCTGACCGTGCCCGCGTACCGGGGCATCGGCGTCGACCTGTACTCCTCCGCGGTGTTCTGCTTCGCGCCGGAGATCTCGCTCGGCTTCTACCACGCCGTGCACAGCGGTGACGACGCGTTGGTCAACCGGTACCTGCTGGAGTTCTACAAGCCACTGGTCGAGTTGCGCGACAAGGTCCCCGGTTACGCCGTGTCGCTGGTGAAGGCGGCGGTCCGGGCCACCGGGCTCGACGTCGGCGGCGTCCGCGCGCCGCTGCTCGACCCGACGCCCGAACACCTGGCGGAACTGGAGAAGGTCGTCGCGGCCGGTCGGAGCCTGTCCGCATGA
- a CDS encoding IclR family transcriptional regulator, producing the protein MTGPASPARPNAVKSADRTVELLEVLSASDRPLTLTELHRELSYPKSSLYMLLQTLVARGWVELDPTRGTYGIGVRALLVGTSYLDHDPVVQVAIRVMEQVRREINETVHLARLDGADVVYLASRESEHHLRVVSRVGRRLPAHSTSLGKALLAARTPAEVDAILPARLTPLTPNTIIERPALHAQLAGFRAVGYAHEREENTPGLGCFAVALPYRNPVLDAMSCSVPLGRLDPDHERQVVEALLHAARTITELLRQFGR; encoded by the coding sequence GTGACTGGACCCGCGTCACCCGCTCGGCCGAACGCGGTCAAGTCGGCCGATCGGACTGTGGAACTGCTCGAAGTGCTGTCGGCATCGGACCGCCCGCTGACCCTGACCGAACTGCACCGCGAGCTGAGCTACCCGAAGTCGAGCCTCTACATGCTGTTGCAGACGCTCGTCGCCCGGGGCTGGGTGGAGCTCGACCCCACCCGCGGCACGTACGGCATCGGCGTGCGCGCGCTGCTCGTCGGCACGTCGTACCTCGACCACGACCCGGTGGTGCAGGTCGCCATCCGCGTGATGGAGCAGGTGCGCCGGGAGATCAACGAGACGGTCCACCTGGCCCGCCTCGACGGCGCGGACGTGGTCTACCTGGCCAGCCGCGAGTCCGAGCACCACCTGCGCGTGGTGTCCCGCGTCGGGCGGCGGCTGCCCGCGCACTCCACGTCGCTGGGCAAGGCGCTGCTCGCCGCCCGCACGCCCGCCGAGGTCGACGCGATCCTGCCCGCGCGGCTGACGCCGCTGACCCCGAACACGATCATCGAACGCCCGGCGCTGCACGCCCAGCTCGCCGGGTTCCGCGCGGTCGGGTACGCGCACGAGCGCGAGGAGAACACGCCGGGCCTCGGCTGCTTCGCCGTCGCCCTGCCCTACCGCAACCCGGTGCTCGACGCGATGAGCTGCTCGGTGCCGCTGGGCCGGCTCGACCCCGACCACGAGCGCCAGGTCGTGGAGGCGCTGCTGCACGCGGCCCGCACGATCACCGAACTGCTGCGCCAGTTCGGCCGCTGA
- a CDS encoding aldehyde dehydrogenase (NADP(+)) has protein sequence MSGGVQGYDPRTGEPVGEAVPETSDVVVDELARAGAAAFPAWSALPAAERASVLDAVADALDASSDALVSLADAETALGVPRLTTELKRTTNQLRLFGEVLREGSYVEATLDSANPDIVPPRPVLRRMLRPLGTVGVFAASNFPFAFSVAGGDTASALASGCPVIVKAHPSHPGTSRETARIVASVVPAGVFGIVHGQEAGVALVKHPAIKAVGFTGSTGGGRALYDLANARPDPIPFYGELGSVNPTVVLPDAAAARPEGFAAEFVGSLTLGVGQFCTNPGLLFAPTSLVPALADAVAAAAGGPMLNERMRDSYRSGTDDLAASGLADLVAEGTAPTEGWSVEPRLFHVPVAAFAENLEKLTEEHFGPAAVVVTYTDPAELEPVLSRLPGTLTGTVHAAESEHEHAGRVAEALRPVVGRLIFNGWPTGVAVAWGMHHGGPWPSTTNPLHTSVGATSIRRWVAPVTYQSWPDALLPAELREGNPLGIPRRVDGVLGVH, from the coding sequence ATGAGCGGCGGCGTGCAGGGGTACGACCCCCGGACCGGCGAGCCGGTCGGCGAGGCGGTGCCGGAGACGTCGGACGTCGTGGTCGACGAGCTGGCGCGCGCGGGTGCGGCGGCGTTCCCGGCCTGGTCGGCGTTGCCGGCGGCGGAGCGCGCTTCGGTGCTGGACGCGGTGGCGGACGCGCTCGACGCTTCCTCCGACGCCCTGGTCTCGCTCGCCGACGCCGAGACGGCGTTGGGCGTGCCGCGGTTGACGACGGAGCTGAAGCGGACCACGAACCAGCTGCGGCTGTTCGGCGAGGTGCTGCGCGAGGGCAGCTACGTCGAGGCGACGTTGGACTCGGCGAACCCCGACATCGTGCCGCCGCGGCCCGTGCTGCGGCGCATGCTCCGTCCACTCGGGACGGTGGGCGTCTTCGCCGCGTCGAACTTCCCGTTCGCGTTCTCCGTGGCGGGCGGCGACACGGCGTCCGCGCTGGCCTCGGGCTGCCCGGTGATCGTCAAGGCGCACCCGTCGCACCCCGGCACGTCGCGGGAGACGGCGCGGATCGTGGCTTCCGTCGTGCCGGCGGGCGTTTTCGGGATCGTGCACGGCCAGGAGGCCGGCGTGGCGCTGGTCAAGCACCCCGCGATCAAGGCGGTCGGCTTCACCGGCTCCACCGGGGGCGGCCGGGCCCTGTACGACCTGGCCAACGCGCGCCCCGACCCGATCCCGTTCTACGGCGAGCTGGGCAGCGTCAACCCGACCGTCGTCCTGCCCGACGCCGCCGCCGCGCGTCCCGAGGGCTTCGCGGCCGAGTTCGTCGGCTCGCTCACGCTCGGCGTGGGCCAGTTCTGCACCAACCCCGGCTTGCTCTTCGCGCCGACCTCCCTCGTGCCGGCCCTGGCGGACGCCGTCGCGGCCGCCGCGGGCGGCCCGATGCTGAACGAGCGGATGCGCGACTCCTACCGCTCCGGCACCGACGACCTGGCCGCCTCCGGCCTGGCCGACCTGGTCGCCGAGGGTACCGCGCCCACCGAGGGCTGGTCCGTCGAACCGCGCCTCTTCCACGTGCCCGTGGCCGCGTTCGCGGAGAACCTCGAGAAGCTGACCGAGGAGCACTTCGGCCCGGCGGCGGTCGTGGTGACCTACACCGATCCGGCCGAGCTGGAACCGGTCCTGTCCCGGCTGCCCGGCACGCTCACCGGCACCGTGCACGCCGCCGAGTCCGAGCACGAGCACGCGGGGCGCGTCGCCGAGGCGCTGCGGCCGGTCGTCGGCCGGCTGATCTTCAACGGCTGGCCGACCGGTGTGGCCGTGGCCTGGGGCATGCACCACGGCGGACCGTGGCCGTCCACCACCAACCCGCTCCACACGTCCGTCGGGGCCACCTCGATCCGGCGTTGGGTGGCGCCGGTGACCTACCAGTCCTGGCCGGACGCCCTGCTGCCCGCCGAGCTGCGCGAGGGCAACCCGCTGGGCATCCCGCGGCGGGTGGACGGGGTGCTCGGAGTCCACTGA
- a CDS encoding glucarate dehydratase family protein, producing MKITDITTTPVAFRDPPLLNSVGVHEPWALRTIVEVHTDEGITGLGESYGDIGHLTRMRTAAPALLGLDVHALNEMHSRIATALGGEAGSDRHGLTGPLTVESTVDRVFSPFEVACWDIRGKALGRPVSDLLGGAVRTAVPYSAYLFYKWAAHPGAEPDEFGEALDPAGIVEQARMLVERHGFGSIKLKGGVYPPDQEIEAIHALREAFPDHPLRLDPNAAWTPETSLKVAEELDGIVEYLEDPAPDIDGMAEVAARAPMPLATNMCVIAFEHIARSVEVDAVQVILSDHHYWGGLSRSKELAAICRTFGIGLSMHSNSHLGISLAAMTHLAAATPNLNYACDTHYPWNVADDVITTPFTFVDGAIPVPTTPGLGVELDRDALARLAENYRTCGLVQRDDTGYMQKHDPSYERKRPRW from the coding sequence ATGAAGATCACCGACATCACCACCACCCCGGTCGCCTTCCGCGACCCACCGCTGCTGAACTCGGTGGGCGTGCACGAGCCGTGGGCGCTGCGCACCATCGTGGAGGTGCACACCGACGAGGGCATCACCGGGCTCGGCGAGAGCTACGGCGACATCGGCCACCTCACCCGCATGCGCACGGCCGCGCCCGCGTTGCTGGGCCTGGACGTCCACGCCCTCAACGAGATGCACTCCCGGATCGCGACGGCGCTCGGCGGCGAAGCGGGATCGGACCGGCACGGGCTGACCGGGCCGCTCACCGTCGAGTCCACCGTGGACCGGGTGTTCTCGCCGTTCGAGGTGGCGTGCTGGGACATCCGGGGCAAGGCCCTCGGCCGCCCGGTGAGCGACCTGCTCGGCGGCGCCGTGCGGACCGCCGTGCCGTACAGCGCGTACCTGTTCTACAAGTGGGCCGCTCACCCCGGCGCGGAGCCGGACGAGTTCGGCGAGGCGCTCGACCCGGCGGGCATCGTGGAGCAGGCCCGGATGCTCGTCGAGCGGCACGGGTTCGGCTCGATCAAGCTCAAGGGTGGCGTGTACCCGCCCGACCAGGAGATCGAGGCGATCCACGCGCTGCGCGAGGCGTTCCCCGACCACCCGCTGCGGCTGGACCCCAACGCCGCGTGGACGCCGGAGACGTCGCTGAAGGTCGCCGAGGAGCTCGACGGCATCGTCGAGTACCTGGAAGACCCCGCGCCGGACATCGACGGCATGGCGGAGGTCGCGGCCCGCGCGCCGATGCCGCTGGCGACGAACATGTGCGTGATCGCGTTCGAGCACATCGCCCGATCGGTGGAGGTGGACGCGGTGCAGGTCATCCTGTCCGACCACCACTACTGGGGCGGCCTGTCGCGGTCCAAGGAGCTGGCCGCGATCTGCCGGACGTTCGGCATCGGCCTGTCCATGCACTCCAACTCGCACCTGGGCATCAGCCTGGCCGCGATGACCCACCTCGCCGCCGCCACGCCGAACCTGAACTACGCGTGCGACACGCACTACCCGTGGAACGTCGCGGACGACGTGATCACCACGCCGTTCACGTTCGTGGACGGCGCCATCCCGGTGCCGACCACGCCCGGCCTCGGCGTCGAGCTCGACCGCGACGCGCTGGCGCGGCTCGCGGAGAACTACCGGACGTGCGGCCTCGTGCAGCGCGACGACACCGGTTACATGCAGAAGCACGACCCGTCCTACGAGAGGAAGCGCCCCCGGTGGTGA